The following proteins are encoded in a genomic region of Spirosoma sp. SC4-14:
- a CDS encoding sigma-54 dependent transcriptional regulator has product MAKLIIVDDEKSIRAALRDILEYEGYEVDEAKDGEEGLDMIMRTNYDVALCDIRMPKMDGLELLLKAHEASKGTQFIMISAYGNVENAVEATKRGAFDFITKPPDLNRLLITVRNAIEQAKLVQETKTLKKRIYKLNEIVGDSEPIRKVKETINRVAATEARVLITGANGSGKEMVAKQIHEKGNRSNQQLVEVNCAAIPGELIESELFGHERGAFTGASARRVGKFEQADGGTLFLDEIGDMSLSAQAKVLRALQENKITRVGGDKEIKVNVRVIAATNKDLRQEIANGNFREDLFHRLSVIVIHVPPLAERRSDIPLLADKFLQDIATEYGAPPKELTPDAMVYLQSLPWTGNVRELRNVVERLVIMCGDEITLDDVKAYA; this is encoded by the coding sequence ATGGCCAAACTGATTATCGTAGATGACGAAAAGAGCATTCGGGCAGCTCTACGTGATATTTTAGAGTACGAAGGCTACGAGGTAGACGAGGCTAAAGACGGCGAAGAAGGATTAGACATGATTATGCGCACAAACTACGATGTAGCGTTGTGCGATATTCGTATGCCTAAAATGGACGGGCTGGAGTTGCTGCTAAAGGCTCACGAAGCAAGTAAGGGCACCCAGTTTATTATGATTTCTGCCTATGGTAATGTGGAAAATGCCGTTGAAGCCACTAAACGGGGAGCTTTCGATTTCATCACAAAACCACCCGATTTGAACCGACTTCTAATTACTGTTCGGAATGCTATTGAGCAGGCCAAGCTCGTTCAGGAAACCAAAACCCTTAAAAAGAGAATCTATAAACTCAACGAGATTGTTGGCGATTCAGAGCCCATTCGGAAGGTAAAAGAAACCATCAATCGGGTGGCGGCAACCGAAGCCAGGGTGCTGATTACAGGTGCCAATGGTTCCGGGAAAGAGATGGTTGCCAAGCAAATTCATGAGAAAGGCAATCGGTCGAATCAGCAACTGGTTGAAGTGAACTGTGCCGCTATCCCGGGTGAGCTGATTGAAAGTGAACTTTTTGGCCACGAGAGAGGAGCGTTTACCGGAGCCAGCGCCCGCCGTGTCGGTAAATTCGAACAGGCAGATGGCGGAACGTTGTTTCTGGATGAAATCGGCGATATGAGCCTGTCGGCTCAGGCAAAAGTACTCCGGGCGCTTCAGGAAAATAAAATTACCCGCGTTGGGGGCGACAAGGAAATTAAGGTTAACGTTCGGGTTATTGCGGCTACCAACAAAGATCTCCGGCAGGAAATAGCGAACGGTAATTTTCGCGAAGATTTATTCCATCGTCTGAGTGTTATTGTTATTCACGTACCACCGCTGGCCGAGCGTCGTTCCGATATTCCTCTACTGGCCGATAAATTCCTGCAGGATATAGCCACTGAGTATGGCGCACCACCTAAAGAACTAACTCCCGATGCAATGGTGTATCTGCAATCGTTGCCCTGGACGGGAAATGTACGTGAACTTCGAAACGTAGTCGAACGATTGGTTATCATGTGTGGTGACGAAATTACACTCGATGACGTAAAAGCATATGCCTAA
- a CDS encoding acyl transferase, with protein MLLPEAASLRQSLRQQVLTLTTQTIDQSFFEPLSLAIFRYQAAFNPIYRTYLHYLGIQPNQITELGRIPFMPIGFFKKHQILTGFETGAKLPSNTVTFASSGTTQADQTSRHYVPDTDLYDAISTHIFEQTYGPLNNFHILALLPSYLERNNSSLVYMVQRFMAKTGSEKSGFFLHNHTELTEQLRQLTQQPDQKKILLIGVTFGLLDWAESGEDLSFLGQAPNLIVMETGGMKGRRQELLREEVHTILTQRLNIRSVHSEYGMTELLSQAYSQGNGVFGVSSTLRILLRDINDPFLVYPSNYKRSGGINVIDLANLDSCSFIETQDLGQYVGENGDFRVIGRFDNSDVRGCNLMIE; from the coding sequence ATGCTTTTGCCAGAAGCAGCTTCACTTCGTCAATCGTTACGCCAGCAGGTATTGACTCTTACTACACAAACCATCGATCAGTCGTTTTTTGAACCATTGTCGCTGGCTATTTTCCGTTACCAGGCCGCGTTTAATCCGATCTATCGAACCTATCTGCACTACCTGGGCATTCAACCCAATCAGATTACTGAACTAGGCCGGATACCGTTCATGCCGATCGGTTTCTTCAAAAAACACCAGATTCTGACCGGCTTCGAAACCGGCGCTAAGCTACCTTCCAACACGGTTACGTTTGCCAGTAGCGGTACCACGCAGGCCGACCAGACCAGTCGTCATTATGTGCCCGATACGGATCTGTACGACGCCATCAGTACGCATATTTTCGAGCAGACCTACGGTCCACTCAACAACTTTCATATTCTGGCCCTGCTACCATCGTATCTTGAACGAAATAACTCATCGCTGGTGTATATGGTTCAGCGATTTATGGCAAAGACCGGTTCCGAAAAGTCGGGTTTTTTTCTACACAACCACACTGAACTAACCGAACAACTCCGGCAACTTACACAACAACCCGATCAGAAAAAAATTCTGCTCATTGGAGTTACGTTTGGTTTGCTGGATTGGGCCGAATCGGGGGAGGACTTATCGTTTCTGGGACAGGCCCCAAACCTGATTGTTATGGAAACGGGTGGTATGAAAGGGCGTCGGCAGGAACTCCTGCGAGAAGAAGTACACACGATATTGACCCAACGCCTAAATATCCGGTCCGTCCATTCTGAATATGGTATGACAGAACTACTTTCGCAGGCCTATTCGCAGGGGAATGGCGTGTTTGGGGTGAGTTCGACGCTTCGTATTTTGCTCCGCGACATTAACGACCCATTTCTGGTTTACCCTAGCAATTATAAACGAAGCGGAGGAATTAATGTAATCGACCTTGCTAATCTGGATTCCTGCTCCTTTATTGAAACGCAGGACTTAGGCCAATATGTGGGTGAAAACGGAGACTTCCGCGTTATCGGCCGTTTCGACAACTCCGATGTGCGGGGGTGTAATTTAATGATTGAATGA
- a CDS encoding ATP-binding protein, producing MLKSFDIYSQNNILKIIVALNLLLVGTASLLYTDRLITKLEDREEHYVQLYAKSIAYLVDPAHFDSGDLTFVTSEILEANKTVPAIYRDPNGQISKPLNIEFPENLTDDQKLQFLRDKIDEMRKRHPPIVVEIGNGERGLVYYDNSKLLRQLTYFPYALLTILTALGVLAYLAFSSSRRAEQNRVWVGLAKETAHQLGTPMSSLMAWIEYMRSDPGQFDPSITDEIEKDVQRLETITSRFSSIGSIPTLKEENINEVVRQFTGYLSKRISTKVKMSMTSQLPPNQMVKINKLLFEWVIENICKNAVDAMKGVGELKLNILPLPTNEIAIDITDTGKGIPKASMQKVFSPGFSTKKRGWGLGLTLAKRIVEEYHNGRLFVKSSEVGKGTTFRIVLHTDKQAKAVEPQPSVKAAQH from the coding sequence ATGCTGAAATCATTTGATATTTATAGTCAGAATAATATTCTGAAAATTATAGTCGCTCTTAACCTGCTTTTGGTAGGAACGGCATCGTTGCTCTATACAGATCGACTAATTACCAAGCTGGAAGACCGGGAAGAACATTATGTGCAGCTATACGCCAAAAGCATAGCCTATTTAGTTGATCCGGCCCACTTCGATTCGGGAGATCTTACTTTTGTGACGAGTGAAATTCTGGAAGCCAACAAAACGGTTCCTGCCATTTACCGCGACCCGAACGGGCAAATTTCGAAGCCGTTGAACATTGAGTTCCCCGAAAATTTAACGGACGATCAGAAGCTGCAATTTCTTCGGGATAAGATCGATGAAATGCGCAAGCGGCATCCGCCCATTGTGGTTGAAATTGGCAATGGCGAACGCGGTCTGGTTTATTACGACAACTCAAAGCTGCTGCGGCAGTTAACTTATTTTCCGTATGCGCTGCTTACCATCCTGACCGCTCTGGGCGTTCTGGCCTATCTGGCCTTTAGTTCGTCGCGCCGGGCCGAACAAAACCGCGTCTGGGTTGGTCTTGCCAAAGAAACGGCCCATCAGTTAGGAACGCCTATGTCGTCGCTGATGGCGTGGATTGAGTATATGCGCTCCGATCCGGGCCAGTTTGATCCATCTATTACCGATGAAATCGAAAAAGATGTTCAGCGGCTCGAAACCATTACGTCGCGTTTCTCCAGCATTGGCTCAATACCGACCCTGAAAGAAGAAAATATCAACGAAGTTGTAAGGCAGTTTACCGGCTATTTGTCGAAACGCATTTCTACGAAAGTAAAAATGAGTATGACGAGTCAGTTGCCGCCCAATCAGATGGTTAAGATCAATAAGCTGTTATTTGAGTGGGTTATTGAAAATATCTGCAAAAACGCCGTTGATGCCATGAAAGGCGTGGGTGAACTGAAACTGAACATTCTACCACTGCCTACCAATGAAATTGCCATTGATATTACCGACACCGGTAAAGGCATTCCAAAGGCCAGCATGCAGAAGGTTTTTTCGCCGGGATTCAGCACCAAAAAACGCGGTTGGGGGTTGGGTTTAACGCTGGCCAAACGAATTGTTGAAGAGTATCATAACGGCCGACTGTTTGTGAAAAGCTCGGAAGTTGGCAAAGGTACCACCTTCCGAATTGTTCTGCATACCGATAAACAAGCAAAGGCCGTGGAACCACAGCCTTCAGTAAAAGCAGCCCAACACTAA
- the hemA gene encoding glutamyl-tRNA reductase, translating into MLETFKSISLSHKTAPLRVRELIALSEDEAKHLMLRLRDFFGLSDVLVVSTCNRTEIYYALDQASIGSNLNTEIARLLLIEKGLTDTDQYLPYFQFFDVHTDAVTHLFEVCVGLHSQVVGDMQIPNQVKQAYQWSADLGMAGPFLHRLMHTIFFTNKRVAQETPFRDGAASVSYAAVELIEELVGNNQNPSVLVIGLGEIGADVCLNLQDRNLKNITLCNRTQAKTEALAEKYGFRVADFANLTDEIRQADVIISSVMRDEPLITPTLLQGLNVLTYKYFIDLSVPRSVDAAVEQIPGVLVYNIDHIRNRADEALNQRMAAIPQVEAIVAQAVAEFSDWSKEMVVSPTINKLKNALEQIRKEEIARHMKHLTPDESEKVDKITRGIMQKIIKLPVLQLKAACKRGEAETLIDVLNDLFDLEKHTADDPKHSY; encoded by the coding sequence ATGTTAGAGACTTTTAAATCAATTAGTTTATCCCACAAAACAGCCCCTCTTCGGGTGCGGGAGCTAATTGCACTTAGCGAAGATGAAGCAAAGCATCTGATGCTTCGGCTGCGTGATTTTTTTGGGTTGTCAGATGTATTGGTTGTATCGACCTGCAACCGTACAGAAATCTACTATGCGTTAGATCAGGCCAGTATTGGCTCGAATCTGAATACAGAAATTGCCCGGTTGCTACTGATCGAAAAAGGGTTGACCGACACTGACCAATATTTGCCTTATTTCCAGTTTTTCGATGTTCATACCGATGCCGTTACGCATCTGTTTGAAGTATGCGTTGGCCTGCATTCGCAGGTAGTTGGCGATATGCAGATTCCAAATCAGGTGAAACAGGCCTACCAATGGTCGGCCGATCTGGGTATGGCGGGGCCGTTCCTGCATCGGTTGATGCATACGATTTTCTTTACAAACAAGCGGGTTGCTCAGGAAACGCCCTTCCGCGATGGTGCTGCTTCAGTATCCTATGCGGCCGTTGAGCTGATCGAAGAACTGGTTGGCAACAATCAGAATCCGAGTGTGCTGGTGATTGGCCTGGGCGAAATTGGAGCCGATGTGTGCCTGAACCTTCAGGACCGCAATCTGAAAAATATTACACTTTGCAATCGCACGCAGGCTAAAACCGAAGCCCTGGCCGAAAAATATGGTTTTCGGGTGGCCGATTTTGCAAACCTGACCGACGAAATTCGCCAGGCCGATGTTATCATCTCGTCGGTAATGCGCGATGAGCCGCTGATTACGCCCACGTTGCTACAGGGCCTGAACGTACTGACCTACAAATATTTTATTGATCTTTCGGTACCGCGCAGTGTCGATGCCGCCGTTGAGCAGATTCCGGGTGTGCTGGTCTATAACATTGATCATATTCGAAACCGGGCCGACGAAGCATTGAATCAGCGGATGGCGGCTATTCCGCAGGTTGAAGCCATTGTGGCACAAGCCGTAGCCGAATTTAGCGACTGGTCGAAAGAAATGGTCGTTTCGCCCACGATCAACAAACTCAAGAATGCGCTGGAGCAGATTCGTAAGGAAGAAATTGCCCGGCACATGAAGCACCTGACCCCCGACGAGTCGGAAAAAGTCGACAAAATTACGCGGGGTATCATGCAGAAAATTATTAAACTACCTGTGTTGCAGCTCAAAGCAGCCTGCAAACGCGGTGAGGCCGAAACACTGATCGATGTGCTAAACGATTTATTCGATCTCGAAAAACATACGGCCGACGATCCAAAACACTCTTATTAA
- a CDS encoding DUF4249 domain-containing protein — MRFVSSIVGLLFALVVSSCTDPYDLPIYSTIDIMVIDGTINNLPEPQLIRLNRSKADPLTGRFGSTPITNATVEVVVDSVEVVIAHETEEGSYQLPSDFRGQVGHSYQLRFTLSDGSRYRSATEVMQAVPPIANATARFNLNSLPVGQQLPGQFRAGHDVFIDVNDPANQHNYYRWEWKLWEKQSWCRSCLQGVYAVNNILPHVYQDATFYVSGNDLYEDCFVPINYRESGQPPFIQGLYTYDYPCRTDCWEILYSSAIDVFDDQFSNGNSIQHRNVAQIPYYDSTACLVEIRQMALTQNAYSYFKRFQDQTQNVNGLTDSPPSAPVGNVLNIANPQQRIIGYFTASAIATLRYWIDRTDVQGLPLGQTDPDGPSTQKGSELFFALNQRQPNPEPIYPYPNIRIFGGPPRPPTAICVPGNSRTPFKPDGWRD; from the coding sequence ATGCGTTTTGTTTCGAGTATTGTCGGATTGCTTTTTGCACTGGTAGTAAGTAGTTGTACTGACCCTTATGATTTGCCTATCTATTCGACAATTGATATTATGGTTATTGATGGAACCATTAACAACCTGCCCGAGCCCCAGCTTATTCGCCTGAATCGATCAAAAGCTGACCCACTAACTGGCCGGTTTGGCTCGACTCCTATCACCAACGCCACAGTTGAAGTAGTAGTCGATTCGGTGGAAGTGGTGATCGCTCATGAGACCGAAGAGGGCAGCTATCAGTTGCCCAGCGATTTTCGGGGGCAGGTTGGCCATAGTTACCAGCTTCGCTTTACGCTCAGTGATGGCAGCCGTTATAGGTCGGCAACCGAAGTAATGCAGGCCGTCCCGCCTATTGCTAATGCAACCGCCCGCTTCAACCTGAACAGTTTGCCCGTTGGGCAGCAGTTGCCAGGTCAGTTTCGGGCCGGGCACGATGTGTTTATTGATGTTAATGACCCAGCCAATCAGCACAACTATTACCGCTGGGAATGGAAACTCTGGGAAAAACAAAGCTGGTGCCGGAGTTGTCTGCAAGGAGTTTATGCCGTCAATAATATTCTGCCGCACGTTTACCAAGATGCCACCTTCTACGTTTCCGGCAACGACCTTTACGAAGACTGTTTTGTGCCCATCAATTACCGGGAATCGGGTCAGCCACCCTTCATTCAGGGATTATATACCTACGACTATCCCTGCCGCACCGACTGCTGGGAAATTCTATATAGTAGCGCTATTGATGTGTTCGACGATCAGTTCAGCAATGGTAATTCCATTCAGCATCGAAACGTTGCGCAGATTCCGTATTACGACAGTACGGCCTGTCTGGTAGAAATTCGGCAGATGGCGCTGACTCAAAACGCTTATTCCTATTTCAAACGGTTTCAGGACCAGACCCAGAACGTAAACGGGCTTACCGACTCTCCCCCATCGGCTCCGGTTGGCAATGTGTTGAACATTGCCAATCCACAACAACGAATTATTGGCTACTTTACGGCATCGGCTATTGCAACGCTCCGGTATTGGATCGACCGCACGGATGTGCAGGGGCTGCCGCTGGGGCAAACCGATCCTGATGGACCATCTACCCAAAAAGGTTCTGAGTTGTTTTTCGCACTCAATCAACGGCAACCCAACCCGGAGCCTATCTACCCTTATCCCAACATTCGAATTTTTGGCGGACCACCACGACCGCCCACGGCAATTTGCGTTCCGGGTAATAGCAGAACCCCTTTCAAACCCGATGGCTGGCGCGATTAG